The proteins below are encoded in one region of Paeniglutamicibacter cryotolerans:
- a CDS encoding ABC transporter permease, producing the protein MLRVIGQRLALLIPTLLGLSILLFLWVRNLPGGPATALLGDKATPEAVARINEAYGFNKPIIEQYLSYMGKLLRGDFGVSLQTGRPVLEEFATRFPATVELTIVAVVFAVGVAIPLGYWAASHVGRWQDHASVGISLVGIVVPVFFLAFILKWLFAIKLPIFPTDGRQSPRIDATHITDFYVLDGLLTREWDASWDAFVHLILPGVALGTITLAIVARITRASVLEVQNADYVRTARAKGLNQKLIRNRFVLRNAMLPVATTIGLQLGLLISGAVLTETVFAFNGIGRFLRDAIFSLDYPVLQGFIIFIAIIYSLINLVVDVSYGIIDPRVRVQ; encoded by the coding sequence GTGCTTCGAGTCATCGGCCAACGTCTGGCCCTGCTGATCCCGACGCTCCTCGGGCTGTCCATCCTGCTCTTCCTCTGGGTCCGCAACTTGCCCGGAGGCCCGGCAACGGCCCTGCTGGGCGACAAGGCGACCCCGGAAGCCGTGGCCCGCATCAACGAGGCCTACGGTTTCAACAAGCCGATCATCGAGCAGTACCTCTCCTATATGGGCAAGCTGTTGCGCGGGGACTTCGGGGTGAGCCTCCAGACCGGCCGACCGGTGCTGGAGGAATTCGCCACCCGCTTTCCCGCCACGGTGGAACTGACCATCGTTGCCGTCGTCTTCGCCGTGGGCGTCGCCATCCCGTTGGGCTACTGGGCGGCATCGCACGTGGGTCGCTGGCAGGACCATGCCTCGGTGGGAATTTCACTGGTTGGCATCGTGGTCCCGGTCTTTTTCCTCGCATTCATCCTCAAATGGCTCTTCGCCATCAAGCTCCCGATCTTCCCGACCGATGGGCGGCAAAGTCCGCGCATAGATGCAACCCACATCACTGACTTCTATGTGCTGGACGGACTGCTGACCCGGGAATGGGATGCGTCCTGGGATGCCTTCGTGCACCTGATACTTCCGGGGGTGGCCCTCGGAACCATTACGCTGGCCATCGTCGCGCGCATCACCCGGGCCTCGGTGCTCGAGGTCCAGAACGCCGACTACGTCCGCACTGCGCGCGCCAAGGGGCTGAACCAGAAGCTGATCCGCAACCGGTTCGTGCTGCGCAATGCGATGCTGCCGGTGGCCACCACGATCGGCCTGCAACTTGGCCTGCTGATCTCGGGCGCCGTGCTCACCGAGACGGTGTTCGCCTTCAACGGCATCGGACGCTTCCTGCGCGATGCGATCTTCAGCCTGGACTATCCGGTGCTGCAGGGCTTCATCATCTTCATCGCCATCATTTATTCGCTGATCAACCTGGTCGTTGACGTCTCCTACGGCATCATCGACCCGAGAGTGCGTGTGCAATGA
- a CDS encoding O-methyltransferase gives MDEQPATPSQVEDFLVSMLHETDQQLDAGRRRALDAGLPPIEVGPGQGKLLMLLARIQGARRVLEIGTLGGYSTTWLARGVGPDGVVVTCEFEPLHARIARSNLDEAGVGDRVQIRLGAARDTLRQLLEEGVEPFDLVFVDADKENNAHYLEAAIALGRPGTVIVLDNVVRGGAVTEPGDPATQAGRMLEGIRAGLEFLGADPRVDATALQTTGPKGWDGFALALIR, from the coding sequence ATGGACGAGCAGCCGGCAACACCGAGCCAGGTCGAAGACTTCCTGGTCTCGATGTTGCATGAAACCGATCAGCAGCTCGACGCCGGCCGGCGCAGGGCCCTGGACGCCGGGCTGCCGCCCATCGAGGTCGGCCCCGGCCAGGGCAAGTTGCTGATGCTGCTGGCCCGCATCCAAGGAGCCAGGCGCGTGCTGGAGATCGGCACCCTCGGCGGCTATTCCACCACTTGGCTGGCCCGCGGAGTAGGGCCCGACGGGGTGGTGGTCACCTGCGAGTTCGAACCGCTGCATGCCCGCATCGCCCGCTCCAACCTCGACGAGGCAGGCGTCGGGGACCGGGTGCAGATCCGGCTCGGTGCGGCCCGGGACACGCTGCGCCAGCTGCTCGAGGAGGGCGTCGAGCCCTTCGACTTGGTGTTCGTCGACGCGGACAAGGAAAACAACGCGCACTACCTGGAGGCCGCCATCGCCCTGGGCCGCCCGGGAACGGTGATAGTGCTCGACAACGTGGTCCGCGGCGGCGCGGTGACCGAACCCGGGGACCCGGCGACACAAGCCGGGCGGATGCTTGAGGGAATACGGGCCGGACTCGAATTCCTCGGTGCGGACCCCCGCGTTGATGCCACGGCACTGCAGACAACCGGCCCCAAGGGTTGGGACGGATTCGCACTCGCGCTCATCAGGTAG
- a CDS encoding endonuclease/exonuclease/phosphatase family protein, with product MPTTDAPDTQRRRRRPSRARRLLRTLVLLGSLLTAALISFHSSVPDVAGLGLLVDSAAPWLGLAMVPLLALALLTRSAMAPAFVLIPALAWAAAFGSAVIPLSWSAPEPTAGALGIASQNVKSGSGTALESARTLSATGADLIALQELDPGADGPVTAGLSADYPYHFVVGTVGLWSRYPLHSPVALDLGLGWKRALSARVTTDAGEVKIYVVHAASARPNDHADRDEMLFQLSTAIKADAASRVIAVGDFNATAYDRAFAPLLRTLDEPRQNAGGLGFTWRADPLPVMRLDHFLSRGLPVTSNTVLPAGKSDHLAVRTNVNLLAGS from the coding sequence ATGCCTACCACCGATGCCCCTGACACGCAGCGCCGGCGCCGCCGACCATCGCGCGCGCGCCGCCTGCTGCGCACCTTGGTGTTGCTTGGCTCCCTGCTGACCGCAGCCCTGATTTCCTTCCATTCCAGCGTCCCCGACGTGGCGGGCCTGGGCCTGCTGGTGGACAGCGCCGCCCCCTGGCTCGGGCTGGCCATGGTTCCGCTGTTGGCGCTGGCGCTTCTCACCCGCAGTGCCATGGCCCCCGCTTTCGTGCTGATCCCTGCGCTGGCCTGGGCTGCCGCCTTTGGGTCGGCCGTGATTCCGCTGTCCTGGAGCGCCCCGGAGCCGACAGCCGGAGCCCTGGGCATCGCCAGCCAAAACGTGAAGTCGGGTTCCGGGACGGCGCTCGAATCGGCCCGCACGCTCTCCGCCACCGGGGCCGATCTGATTGCCTTGCAGGAACTGGATCCCGGTGCCGACGGCCCGGTCACGGCCGGGCTGTCGGCCGACTACCCGTACCACTTCGTGGTCGGTACCGTCGGCCTGTGGAGCCGGTATCCGCTGCATTCCCCGGTGGCACTCGACCTGGGCCTGGGCTGGAAACGGGCCCTGTCCGCGCGCGTCACCACCGATGCCGGGGAGGTGAAGATATACGTGGTGCATGCCGCATCGGCCCGTCCGAACGACCATGCCGACCGCGATGAGATGCTCTTCCAGCTCTCGACGGCCATTAAAGCCGATGCCGCATCGCGGGTCATCGCCGTCGGCGACTTCAACGCCACCGCCTACGACCGGGCCTTCGCCCCGCTGCTGCGCACCCTTGATGAACCACGGCAGAATGCCGGCGGACTGGGCTTCACCTGGCGGGCCGATCCGCTTCCCGTGATGCGCCTTGACCATTTCCTCTCGCGGGGGCTGCCGGTCACCTCCAACACTGTGCTTCCGGCGGGCAAGAGCGACCACCTGGCGGTCCGCACCAACGTGAACCTCCTGGCCGGAAGCTAA
- a CDS encoding amino acid permease, which produces MTTVLTQTTPPESDSKRTLQRGLTPRHVRFIALGSAIGTGLFYGSAKTIQTAGPAVLIAYVIAGLLVFAVMRSLGEMAVRHPIAGSFAQYAGRYISPRMGFLTGWTFVFEMIVVAIADMTAVGTYMRMWFPDTPGWIWMLAALLLIAGLNTMRVGIFGEMEFWFSLIKVTTIIALIGTGLYLIVFGISTGGYEPGVHNLVDFGGFAPFGVWGIIMSLGIVVFSFGGIETLGMTAGEADDPATSIPQAVNTVPVRVLLFYVLSLGVLMCLIPWHTMDPDISPFVQVFAGIGIPGAVHVINAVVLTAALSAMNSIVYAAVRAMFGLAAQGHAPKSFAKVNRHGIPTVPVALVSVCLLVGLGLYFWIPDQLFLVVASIATFATLFVWTSILLSHHLMRRELARENAPKGIFALPLWPLPTYLGFAFMALVVVILGFSTAGRTALIVGGVWIVLLLAAYQFLVPASGRIRPALENYTPAAETAAADATS; this is translated from the coding sequence ATGACCACAGTTCTGACTCAGACCACCCCCCCCGAATCGGACTCGAAGCGGACCCTGCAGCGTGGATTGACCCCGCGCCACGTCCGCTTCATTGCATTGGGCTCGGCCATCGGCACGGGCCTGTTCTACGGCTCTGCCAAGACCATCCAGACCGCCGGTCCCGCCGTGTTGATCGCCTACGTCATCGCCGGACTGCTGGTCTTCGCGGTCATGCGCTCGCTCGGCGAGATGGCAGTGCGCCACCCGATCGCCGGATCGTTCGCCCAGTACGCCGGGCGCTACATCAGCCCGCGCATGGGCTTCCTGACCGGCTGGACCTTCGTGTTCGAAATGATCGTCGTGGCCATCGCCGACATGACCGCGGTGGGCACGTACATGCGCATGTGGTTCCCGGACACCCCGGGCTGGATCTGGATGCTCGCGGCACTGCTGCTGATCGCCGGCCTGAACACCATGCGCGTCGGCATCTTCGGCGAGATGGAATTCTGGTTCTCGCTGATCAAAGTCACCACGATCATCGCGTTGATCGGCACCGGGCTGTACCTGATCGTCTTCGGCATCAGCACCGGCGGCTACGAACCCGGCGTGCACAACCTGGTCGATTTCGGCGGATTCGCCCCGTTCGGCGTCTGGGGCATCATCATGAGCCTGGGCATCGTCGTCTTCTCCTTCGGCGGCATCGAAACCCTGGGCATGACCGCGGGCGAGGCCGACGACCCGGCAACGTCCATCCCGCAGGCCGTCAACACGGTTCCAGTCCGCGTCCTGCTCTTCTACGTGCTGTCCCTAGGCGTGCTGATGTGCCTGATCCCCTGGCACACCATGGATCCCGACATCAGCCCGTTCGTCCAGGTCTTCGCCGGCATCGGCATCCCCGGCGCCGTGCACGTCATCAACGCCGTGGTACTCACGGCAGCGCTGTCCGCCATGAACTCGATCGTCTACGCGGCGGTCCGGGCCATGTTCGGCCTGGCCGCCCAGGGCCACGCACCGAAGTCCTTCGCCAAGGTCAACCGCCACGGCATCCCGACAGTGCCGGTGGCCCTCGTGAGCGTCTGCCTGCTGGTCGGCCTGGGCCTGTACTTCTGGATCCCGGACCAGCTCTTCCTGGTGGTCGCCTCCATCGCAACCTTCGCGACGCTGTTCGTCTGGACCTCGATCCTGCTCTCGCACCACCTGATGCGCCGCGAGCTGGCCCGCGAGAACGCGCCCAAGGGCATCTTCGCGCTGCCTCTGTGGCCGCTGCCGACCTACCTGGGCTTCGCGTTCATGGCACTGGTCGTCGTGATCCTGGGCTTCAGCACCGCCGGACGCACGGCACTGATCGTCGGTGGCGTGTGGATCGTGCTGCTGCTGGCCGCCTACCAGTTCCTGGTTCCCGCCAGCGGCCGGATCCGGCCCGCGCTGGAGAACTACACGCCGGCAGCGGAAACCGCCGCGGCGGACGCCACCAGCTAG
- a CDS encoding GNAT family N-acetyltransferase: protein MTTEPYVIRLALPEDIPAALSMKSACWRETYASQRPESFFADHESRLDKEADWWRSGLEAGAELWIATVADGTVVGVAGGAPVLPDDSDAGVGIELQMLYVLAAHHGTGLGLALMRRVIGDAPALLWVLEDNPRAQAFYAKHGFVRDGRSEQLIGDWAGLAEVRMVRGADRG, encoded by the coding sequence GTGACTACCGAGCCCTACGTGATCCGACTGGCCCTGCCAGAAGACATCCCCGCCGCATTGAGCATGAAGTCCGCCTGCTGGCGTGAGACCTATGCCTCGCAGCGCCCCGAATCATTCTTCGCCGACCACGAGTCCCGACTCGACAAGGAGGCGGACTGGTGGCGCAGCGGCCTGGAGGCCGGGGCCGAACTCTGGATCGCCACCGTCGCCGACGGGACGGTCGTCGGCGTCGCCGGAGGAGCCCCCGTGCTGCCCGACGACTCGGACGCCGGTGTGGGCATCGAACTACAGATGCTCTACGTGCTGGCCGCCCATCACGGGACCGGTCTGGGCCTGGCGCTGATGCGCCGCGTGATCGGCGATGCCCCGGCCCTGCTCTGGGTCCTGGAGGACAACCCGCGGGCCCAGGCGTTCTACGCCAAGCACGGCTTCGTCCGTGATGGCCGCTCCGAGCAGCTCATCGGCGACTGGGCTGGACTGGCCGAGGTCCGCATGGTCCGGGGTGCCGACCGTGGCTAA
- a CDS encoding dipeptide ABC transporter ATP-binding protein, with amino-acid sequence MTEYSDATGALHRTESAGPTAVSPLLEVSNLGISFDTLSGGIQAVNNASLTLEAGRTLAIVGESGSGKSTTAMAIIGLLPGNGKVTSGSIRFDGKELVGMPENRLRSIRGRHIGMVPQDPMSNLNPVTKIGQQVAETLLAHGMATSKDVDRKVIETLQAAGLPDAKERAKQYPHEFSGGMRQRALIAIGLACRPRLLIADEPTSALDVTVQQTILDQIEQMTAELGTSVLLITHDLGLAAERASDLVVMHRGLVVEAGPARQLLEDPQHPYTRSLVAAAPSVAAVRLRPGAYAKDLTQRAESSVEPMAAVENIVELRDLTKVYPGRGRKKEDFYAARNVTLEVPRGTTVAIVGESGSGKTTTARMLLKLIEPTSGTMIFDGQDVSTLKGERLSNFRQRVQPVFQDPYSSLNPMFTVGRIIEEPLSAYKRGNARERAVRVRELMEQVALPASMLRRYPAELSGGQRQRVAIARALALKPELLICDEPVSALDVLVQAQILKLLGDLQAEMGLSYLFISHDLAVVRLISDYVCVMKDGELVEAASSEEIFTNPRHPYTRKLLASIPGNELLIELDSDVA; translated from the coding sequence ATGACCGAATACTCCGACGCCACCGGCGCACTGCACCGCACCGAGTCCGCCGGGCCCACTGCGGTGAGCCCACTGCTCGAGGTCTCGAACCTGGGCATTTCCTTCGACACCCTCTCCGGCGGCATCCAGGCAGTGAATAACGCCTCGCTGACCCTGGAGGCCGGACGCACCCTGGCCATCGTGGGCGAATCGGGATCCGGCAAGTCAACCACCGCCATGGCCATCATCGGCCTGCTCCCGGGCAACGGGAAAGTCACCAGCGGCTCGATCCGCTTCGACGGCAAGGAACTGGTCGGGATGCCGGAGAACCGGTTGCGCTCCATCCGCGGCCGGCATATCGGCATGGTCCCCCAGGATCCGATGTCCAACCTGAATCCGGTCACGAAGATCGGGCAGCAGGTCGCTGAAACCCTGCTGGCCCACGGCATGGCCACCTCCAAGGACGTGGACCGGAAGGTCATCGAAACGCTTCAGGCTGCCGGGCTGCCCGACGCCAAGGAGCGGGCCAAGCAGTACCCGCACGAATTCTCCGGCGGCATGCGCCAACGCGCGCTCATCGCCATCGGGCTGGCCTGCCGGCCGCGGCTGCTGATCGCCGATGAACCCACCTCGGCCCTGGACGTGACGGTGCAGCAGACCATCCTGGACCAGATCGAGCAGATGACGGCCGAGCTAGGAACCTCCGTCCTGCTGATCACCCACGACCTGGGCCTCGCCGCCGAACGCGCCTCGGACCTGGTGGTGATGCACCGTGGCCTGGTGGTGGAAGCAGGGCCGGCCCGGCAGCTGCTCGAGGATCCGCAACACCCCTACACCCGGTCGCTGGTCGCCGCCGCGCCCTCCGTCGCCGCCGTGCGGCTGCGTCCGGGCGCTTACGCCAAGGACCTGACTCAGCGCGCCGAGTCTTCCGTGGAACCCATGGCCGCGGTCGAGAACATCGTCGAGCTCAGGGACCTGACCAAGGTGTACCCGGGCCGGGGCCGCAAGAAAGAGGATTTCTACGCGGCCAGGAACGTCACTTTGGAAGTGCCGCGCGGAACCACCGTGGCGATCGTGGGCGAATCGGGGTCGGGCAAGACGACCACAGCCCGAATGCTACTCAAGCTCATCGAACCTACCAGTGGCACCATGATCTTCGACGGGCAGGACGTCTCAACTCTCAAGGGCGAGCGACTGAGCAACTTCCGCCAACGTGTCCAACCGGTCTTCCAGGATCCCTATTCCTCGCTGAACCCGATGTTCACCGTCGGGCGCATCATCGAGGAACCGCTCAGTGCCTACAAGCGCGGCAATGCCCGCGAACGCGCGGTCCGGGTCCGCGAGCTCATGGAACAGGTCGCCCTTCCGGCTTCGATGCTGCGGCGCTACCCGGCCGAGCTCTCCGGTGGCCAACGCCAGCGCGTTGCCATTGCCCGCGCCCTGGCCCTGAAGCCCGAACTGCTGATCTGCGACGAACCGGTCTCGGCCCTCGACGTGCTGGTCCAGGCACAGATCCTGAAGCTGCTCGGGGACCTGCAGGCGGAAATGGGCCTGAGCTACCTGTTCATCTCCCACGATCTGGCGGTCGTCCGGCTGATCTCTGATTATGTCTGCGTGATGAAGGATGGGGAGCTGGTGGAGGCCGCCTCCTCCGAGGAGATCTTCACCAACCCGCGCCATCCCTACACGCGCAAGCTGCTCGCCTCGATCCCGGGCAACGAACTGCTGATCGAGCTGGATTCCGACGTGGCATGA
- a CDS encoding HdeD family acid-resistance protein: MIELVTIKPTKAAGNALIIRGVLAIIFAVLVLAWPKLSVATLVILFAIFIVLDGITEIIQWSTNRRLPGARRYSSWVLVAGIVSVLGGILAIIWPNVTAVILTLIIGWWALAIGVLQVVAALFLKKAFSLWWLGLLSGGVSIILGLVLVIFPGAGIMGFLILLAVFVALFGVVLVTDGVNTRKLAM, encoded by the coding sequence ATGATTGAGCTGGTAACCATCAAGCCGACCAAGGCCGCGGGAAACGCATTGATCATCCGCGGGGTGCTGGCCATCATCTTCGCCGTGCTGGTACTGGCCTGGCCGAAGCTGAGCGTGGCAACCCTGGTGATCCTGTTTGCGATATTCATCGTGCTCGACGGCATCACCGAAATCATCCAGTGGTCCACGAACCGCCGCCTGCCCGGGGCCCGGCGCTACTCCAGCTGGGTGTTGGTGGCCGGCATCGTCTCGGTCCTCGGCGGCATCCTGGCGATCATCTGGCCCAACGTGACTGCCGTGATCCTGACCCTGATCATCGGCTGGTGGGCTTTGGCCATCGGCGTCCTGCAGGTAGTGGCCGCCCTGTTCCTGAAAAAGGCCTTCTCCCTGTGGTGGCTCGGGCTGCTCAGCGGTGGCGTCAGCATCATCTTGGGCCTGGTTCTGGTGATCTTCCCGGGCGCCGGCATCATGGGCTTCCTGATCCTGCTGGCCGTGTTCGTCGCACTTTTCGGCGTGGTGCTGGTCACCGACGGAGTCAACACCCGCAAACTCGCGATGTGA
- a CDS encoding thiamine-binding protein, with translation MIVAFSVAPTSADADGSVHDAVAAAVRVVRDSGLPNSTSSMFTELEGEWDEVMDVVKRATEAVAAYGSRVSLVLKADIRPGHTGELEGKVQRLEAALERRQD, from the coding sequence ATGATTGTTGCCTTTTCAGTAGCCCCCACGTCAGCCGATGCCGACGGATCGGTACACGATGCCGTCGCAGCGGCCGTGCGGGTCGTCCGCGACTCCGGCCTGCCCAATTCCACCTCCTCGATGTTCACTGAGCTGGAGGGCGAGTGGGACGAGGTCATGGACGTGGTCAAGCGTGCCACGGAGGCCGTCGCCGCATACGGTTCACGGGTCTCGCTGGTGCTGAAAGCCGATATTCGACCCGGACACACCGGGGAACTGGAGGGCAAGGTCCAGCGGCTCGAGGCCGCTTTGGAGCGCCGCCAGGACTGA
- a CDS encoding phosphonatase-like hydrolase, which yields MVQLITLDVAGTTVNEGGAVYASLKAVIEEALSVTISEEQLRPALGANKREAIAGFLTAFTGEADPEEVERLYELFRLRLTRSYAENPPVELPGVGEAIDRMRAAGMIVALTTGFSRSISMMVLDSLGWSVGPSAEDRVDFLITSDDVDAGRPAPDMIRYAMRLAGVSDPAQVLAAGDTERDLAAGMNAGAKYVVAVATGAQSGEHLSTFPHTHLCDVRDLPELLGVSEREKTAAP from the coding sequence ATGGTTCAGCTGATTACCCTTGACGTCGCCGGCACTACAGTCAACGAGGGCGGTGCCGTTTACGCCTCGCTGAAGGCGGTCATCGAAGAGGCGCTCTCGGTCACGATCTCCGAGGAGCAGCTACGCCCGGCGCTCGGCGCCAACAAGCGCGAGGCCATCGCCGGCTTCCTTACCGCGTTCACCGGCGAAGCGGACCCGGAAGAGGTCGAGCGCCTCTACGAACTGTTCCGCCTCCGGCTAACCCGCAGCTACGCCGAAAACCCGCCGGTCGAATTGCCCGGTGTTGGCGAGGCCATCGACCGGATGCGGGCCGCGGGCATGATCGTGGCACTGACCACCGGCTTCAGCCGATCGATCAGCATGATGGTGCTGGACTCCCTGGGCTGGAGCGTCGGCCCGAGCGCCGAGGATCGGGTGGACTTCCTTATCACCTCCGACGACGTGGACGCCGGACGCCCCGCACCGGACATGATCCGGTACGCCATGCGCCTGGCCGGCGTCTCCGACCCGGCCCAGGTCCTCGCCGCCGGCGACACCGAACGCGACCTGGCGGCAGGCATGAACGCCGGCGCGAAGTACGTGGTGGCGGTAGCCACCGGTGCGCAGAGCGGCGAACACCTGTCCACGTTCCCGCACACTCATCTTTGCGACGTGCGCGACCTGCCCGAGCTGCTGGGCGTCTCCGAGCGCGAGAAAACCGCGGCACCGTGA
- a CDS encoding ABC transporter permease, which yields MSIDLPEAAIPDKVPEAPPEKGTSIWRDAFIRLRRNPSAVAGAVIVVLFLLVALFAPFLAPYGGEDLPGRKEITPTHIPGPGELPQFLLGLDRFGGDVLSKLIWGARSSLMIGVVSTAFGLIGGMLLGVLAGGLGGWVDNVIMRFVDLLLSVPNLLLAVSIAAILGQGAYAIMIAIGVSQVPIFARLLRSSMLSQRGADYVLAAQTLGLSKRTITMSHLLPNSLGPVIVQATLTLATAVIDAAALSFLGLGGGRPETAEWGRMLTYAQAELGIAPQLAFLPGICIAITALGFTLLGESLREALDPRSRRR from the coding sequence ATGAGCATCGATCTTCCGGAGGCGGCAATCCCCGACAAGGTGCCCGAAGCGCCGCCAGAAAAAGGAACCAGCATCTGGCGCGATGCCTTCATCAGGCTGCGCCGCAATCCCTCGGCCGTGGCCGGAGCGGTCATTGTGGTGCTTTTCCTGCTGGTGGCGTTGTTCGCGCCGTTCCTGGCGCCATATGGAGGCGAGGACCTGCCCGGACGCAAGGAGATCACCCCGACCCATATTCCCGGCCCGGGGGAGCTGCCGCAATTCCTGTTGGGGTTGGACCGATTCGGTGGCGACGTGCTCTCCAAATTGATCTGGGGTGCCCGCTCCTCGCTGATGATCGGCGTGGTGTCCACGGCGTTCGGCCTGATTGGCGGCATGCTGCTGGGTGTGTTGGCCGGCGGGCTCGGAGGTTGGGTCGATAACGTGATCATGCGCTTCGTGGACCTGCTGTTGTCAGTGCCGAACCTCTTGCTCGCTGTTTCCATTGCGGCGATCCTCGGGCAGGGGGCCTATGCGATCATGATAGCCATCGGTGTTTCTCAGGTACCCATTTTTGCCCGGCTGCTGCGCTCCTCAATGCTCTCCCAGCGCGGGGCCGACTATGTGCTGGCGGCGCAGACCCTGGGTTTGAGTAAACGGACCATCACCATGAGCCACCTGCTGCCCAATTCCTTGGGCCCGGTGATCGTGCAGGCGACACTGACCCTGGCCACAGCAGTCATCGACGCCGCTGCGCTGAGCTTCCTGGGACTGGGTGGCGGGCGGCCGGAAACCGCCGAATGGGGGCGCATGCTCACCTACGCGCAGGCCGAACTGGGTATCGCCCCGCAGCTCGCGTTCCTGCCCGGCATCTGCATCGCCATCACGGCGCTCGGCTTCACGCTGCTGGGAGAGTCCCTGCGCGAGGCCTTGGACCCCCGCTCGCGGCGGCGCTGA
- a CDS encoding ABC transporter substrate-binding protein: MNERVTSARPLRKRFLAAGASMAVGALMLSGCAQSQREEKPSAGTSQDVGAGAEAVDPTFIFAASSDPKSLDPAFASDGESFRVSRQIFEGLVGTVPGTADPAPMLAESWTNSDDGLSYDFKLKSGVTFQDGTPFNAEAVCANFDRWYNFTGIQQADSVAYYYSSLFKGFKDKPEGAVYKSCEAVSDTEAKIDLAEPFAGFVAALSLPAFAMQSPTAMKEFKADEISGSAESPVLSEYAKGHPVGTGPFKFDKWSPGDNVELSAYDNYWGDQGQVQKIVFRMIDDPVARRQSLEAGDIDGYDLVAPADTKALKDAGYNVLSREPFTILYLGLNQKVKELQDVKVRQAISYAIDKDALIKQTLPEGTKKAIEFIPDVVNGYNSDVEAYDFNPEKAKELLKEAGYPDGFTIKFNYPTGVSRPYMPTPEQVFTNISAQLKDVGIKVDPQPNKWAPDYLDRVQATADHGIHLLGWTGDYNDTDNFVGVFFGQEKPEFGFENKALFDKLTKARGIAVLAEQTPLYEEINADVAKFVPAVPLAHPAPSLAFDSRVESYPTSPVNDEVFNEIKLTK, translated from the coding sequence ATGAACGAACGCGTTACATCCGCCCGACCCCTGCGCAAACGATTCCTTGCCGCCGGCGCCAGCATGGCCGTCGGGGCTCTGATGCTCAGCGGTTGCGCCCAAAGCCAGCGCGAGGAAAAGCCATCGGCCGGAACCAGCCAGGACGTTGGCGCCGGAGCGGAGGCGGTTGATCCGACTTTCATCTTCGCCGCATCTTCCGACCCGAAGTCCCTTGACCCTGCTTTCGCCTCTGATGGTGAATCATTCCGTGTCAGCCGTCAGATCTTCGAGGGGCTGGTCGGGACAGTGCCAGGCACCGCCGATCCGGCTCCCATGCTCGCTGAATCCTGGACGAACTCGGACGACGGCCTGAGCTACGATTTCAAGCTCAAGTCCGGTGTGACGTTCCAGGACGGAACCCCGTTCAATGCCGAGGCAGTCTGCGCTAACTTCGATCGCTGGTATAACTTCACCGGCATCCAGCAGGCCGACTCGGTGGCCTACTACTACAGCAGCCTCTTCAAGGGCTTCAAGGACAAGCCCGAAGGTGCCGTCTACAAGTCCTGCGAGGCCGTCTCCGATACCGAAGCGAAGATCGACCTCGCCGAACCGTTTGCCGGATTCGTTGCCGCGCTATCGCTTCCGGCCTTCGCCATGCAGTCGCCCACGGCCATGAAGGAATTCAAGGCCGACGAGATCTCTGGCAGCGCCGAATCACCGGTCCTTTCCGAATATGCCAAGGGTCACCCGGTTGGCACCGGACCGTTCAAGTTCGATAAGTGGAGCCCGGGCGATAACGTCGAACTCTCCGCCTATGACAACTACTGGGGCGATCAGGGCCAAGTCCAGAAGATCGTCTTCCGTATGATCGACGATCCGGTAGCCCGCCGCCAGTCCCTGGAAGCCGGCGACATTGACGGCTACGACCTGGTCGCACCGGCAGACACCAAAGCGCTGAAGGACGCCGGCTACAACGTGCTGTCCCGCGAACCCTTCACGATCCTTTACCTGGGACTGAACCAGAAGGTCAAGGAGCTCCAGGACGTCAAGGTCCGCCAGGCTATCTCCTACGCCATCGACAAGGACGCGCTGATCAAGCAGACCCTGCCCGAGGGCACCAAGAAGGCCATCGAGTTCATCCCGGATGTCGTGAATGGCTACAACTCGGACGTGGAGGCCTATGACTTCAACCCGGAGAAGGCCAAGGAACTGCTGAAGGAAGCCGGATACCCGGACGGATTCACCATCAAGTTCAACTACCCCACAGGTGTTTCCCGCCCGTACATGCCCACCCCCGAGCAGGTGTTCACCAATATCAGTGCCCAGCTCAAGGACGTTGGCATCAAGGTCGACCCGCAGCCGAACAAGTGGGCCCCCGACTACCTGGACCGCGTGCAGGCAACGGCCGATCACGGCATCCACCTGCTGGGCTGGACCGGGGACTACAACGACACGGATAACTTCGTCGGCGTGTTCTTCGGCCAGGAGAAGCCCGAGTTCGGCTTCGAGAACAAGGCCCTGTTCGACAAGCTGACCAAGGCCCGCGGCATTGCCGTCCTCGCCGAGCAGACCCCGCTGTACGAGGAGATCAACGCCGACGTGGCGAAGTTCGTCCCGGCCGTGCCGCTGGCGCACCCGGCCCCGTCGTTGGCCTTCGATTCACGGGTGGAGTCCTACCCCACCAGCCCGGTCAATGACGAGGTCTTCAACGAGATCAAGCTCACGAAGTAA